In Diorhabda carinulata isolate Delta chromosome 6, icDioCari1.1, whole genome shotgun sequence, a single genomic region encodes these proteins:
- the LOC130895931 gene encoding CCR4-NOT transcription complex subunit 7, with the protein MPAATLGSLAHPNNEDCGIRDVWAHNLEEEFRTIRQIVQKYQYVAMDTEFPGVVARPIGEFRSSADYQYQMLRCNVDLLRIIQLGLTFLDDNGKTPGGVYTTWQFNFKFNLHEDMYAQDSIDLLQNSGIQFKKHEDEGIEPLEFAELLMSSGIVLVENIKWLSFHSGYDFGYLIKLLTDNHLPHDENEFFDLLKIYFPTIYDVKYLMKSCKNLKGGLQEVAEQLELERIGPQHQAGSDSLLTGMAFFKMKEMFFEDTIDDSKFSGHLYGLGTSFAVNGTTNNYSNDNGDTTNSS; encoded by the exons ATGCCGGCAGCTACTTTAGGTAGCCTTGCACATCCGAATAATGAAGATTGCGGTATTCGAGACGTATGGGCTCATAATTTGGAAGAAGAATTTCGAACAATACGACAAATCG tgcAGAAATATCAATATGTAGCTATGGATACTGAGTTTCCCGGTGTAGTAGCTAGACCTATTGGAGAATTTCGCAGTTCAGCTGATTATCAATACCAAATGTTGCGGTGTAATGTAGATTTATTGAGAATAATACAATTGGGGCTCACGTTTCTCGATGATAATGGAAAAACCCCGGGAGGTGTATACACAACGTGgcaattcaattttaaattcaatcttca cGAGGATATGTACGCACAGGACAGTATCGATTTATTACAAAACTCTGGGATCCAATTTAAGAAACATGAAGATGAAGGTATAGAACCACTGGAATTTGCGGAATTACTCATGTCGTCCGGGATTGTTTTAGTGGAAAATATCAAATGGCTTTCCTTCCATTCCGGCTACGATTTTGGATATCTCATCAAATTATTAACTGATAATCATTTACCGCACGACGAAAACGAATTCTTCGatttactgaaaatatatttccctACAATATATGACGTGaag tatttaatgaaatcttgtaaaaatttgaaagggGGGTTACAAGAAGTAGCGGAACAACTAGAATTGGAGAGGATAGGACCCCAACATCAAGCAGGATCGGATTCCCTTTTAACAGGAAtggcttttttcaaaatgaaagag ATGTTTTTCGAAGATACTATCGACGATTCGAAATTTTCGGGTCATCTGTACGGACTCGGTACTTCTTTCGCAGTAAACGGTACCACTAACAATTATTCAAACGACAATGGTGACACGACGAACTCTTCATGA
- the LOC130895932 gene encoding tetraspanin-9 has translation MSISGYTCIRVVFCWVNVLFWITGCGLLGGGIWLRVAYEGYTNLLPQYALLSADALAIALGIITFTFSFFACCGSWFQNRCMLITYFCLVVFIFLLEFIFGSLAFIFRDSLKHTFSEELQNGIYHHYNTSLRGPNSLVQIWDNIQVQFGCCGVKSYEDWYMIDAWPDEKWVPDSCCLPANYDLNCGKIRDVNIYTQGCYAQIHNFFIRRLDIIGFVGILIAFFQLYGLISSMILFCTVKHKRRSRTYKSYS, from the exons ATGTCGATTAGTGGTTATACTTGTATACGAGTAGTGTTTTGTTGGGTTAATGTGTTGTTTTGG ATTACTGGTTGCGGTTTATTGGGTGGCGGAATATGGCTACGAGTAGCCTACGAGGGGTATACGAATTTACTACCTCAGTACGCCTTACTTAGTGCTGATGCTTTAGCCATAGCTTTAGGAATCATaacttttactttttcttttttcgcaTGTTGTGGTTCATGGTTTCAAAACAGATGTATGCTTATAACG tatttttgcCTAGTCGTATTCATATTTTTGCTGGAGTTTATTTTCGGATCTTTAGCTTTCATATTTCGAGACAGCTTGAAACACACATTCAGCGAGGAATTACAAAACGGCATATACCATCATTACAATACGTCTTTACGAGGGCCGAACAGTTTAGTGCAGATATGGGATAATATACAAGTTCAA tttGGATGTTGTGGGGTTAAAAGTTATGAAGATTGGTATATGATAGACGCTTGGCCGGACGAGAAATGGGTACCTGATTCCTGTTGCCTTCCAGCTAATTACGACCTTAATTGTGGTAAAATTAGAGATGTAAATATTTATACCCAAGGCTGTTACGCccaaatacacaattttttcataagaaGACTGGATATTATTGGATTTGTTGGTATACTAATTGCTTTCTTTCAA TTGTATGGATTGATATCTTCCATGATACTTTTTTGTACAGTGAAACATAAAAGAAGGTCGAGGACGTACAAATCTTATTCGTAA
- the LOC130895936 gene encoding histone PARylation factor 1 isoform X1 — translation MDGENKKYQLDKRTLCKYGAKCYQKNPAHLKKYKHPIKRKMVNSPDRSTKKFKTEDKVAAIKDESESEDISIQDDSDSSIYSDTNIKVNNDVSDSDSESSCSNLSSFDGNNSFKDILDKLDNASSTNTIKSDISQKNEESNREQWSIFIKEKFLVSMPDDFYQFWDLCEKLKPSNPLEAFKEVGLYLVGPYDVLAGKFLNVKKSENEYLIHWRYYRDPPELQTVLRTDDISGYHIGYFRDDPDKLPVLLVSNSPKKNGILTPMGGNIFSAVNIFLEDLKKTGNPFRKMLIGKLQSKLIEEAGKLGIDMASKTKEMIAREKKIVTRTFNKIGLCVPYDKKTQIGYRELALSNKVLEVNLTKLQNSKTQEDKQKCLSELQPVFTYTSIATDECDFGTGIELGWNIISHGIDSLNPTVERFLATNYRLLNMEAFAKIAQAHMKNRKRGLDLSVL, via the exons ATGGACggagaaaataaaaagtatcaaTTAGACAAACGAACTCTTTGTAAGTACGGTGCTAAATGCTATCAAAAGAATCCTGCACACttaaagaaatataaacatcCCATAAAGAGAAAG ATGGTGAATTCTCCGGATCGATCTACGAAGAAGTTTAAAACTGAAGATAAAGTAGCGGCAATTAAAGATGAATCAGAATCCGAGGATATTTCAATTCAAGACGATTCCGACAGTTCAATATATTCCGATACAAATATAAAAGTTAATAATGATGTATCCGATTCTGACAGTGAAAGTTCGTGTAGTAATTTAAGCAGTTTTGAtggaaataattcatttaaagaTATATTAGACAAGTTAGATAATGCCAGTAGTACGAATACAATAAAAAGCGACATTTCCCAAAAGAATG aaGAATCTAATCGAGAACAATGGTCGATTTTCATCAAGGAGAAGTTTTTAGTTTCCATGCCTGATGATTTTTACCAATTTTGGGATCTTTGTGAAAAACTCAAGCCATCAAATCCTTTGGAAGCTTTTAAAGAAGTTGGACTTTATTTAGTAGGACCGTATGATGTACTTGCAG GGAAgtttttgaatgtaaaaaagTCAGAAAACGAATATCTAATTCATTGGAGGTATTATAGGGATCCACCTGAACTTCAAACTGTCCTAAGAACTGACGATATTTCTGGTTATCATATTGGATATTTTAGAGACGATCCAGATAAATTACCGGTACTTTTAGTATCTAATTCTCCCAAAAAGAACGGTATCTTAACACCTATGGGGGGAAATATATTTTCGGCAGTTAA tatatttttagAGGACCTCAAGAAGACTGGTAATCCTTTTAGGAAAATGTTGATAGGAAAACTACAATCAAAGTTAATTGAAGAAGCAGGAAAACTTGGTATCGATATGGCGAGTAAAACCAAAGAAATGATCGCTagagaaaagaaaatagttaCAAGAACCTTCAATAAAATCGGTCTTTGTGTACCTTATGATAAAAA GACTCAAATAGGATACAGGGAATTGGCTTTAAGTAACAAAGTTTTAGAAGTGAATCTGACTAAACTGCAAAACTCTAAAACCCAAGAAGATAAACAGAAATGTCTCTCGGAACTCCAACCAGTTTTTACTTATACAAGTATTGCAACGGATGAATGCGATTTTGGTACAGGAATAGAACTCGGTTGGAACATTATTAGCCACGGTATTGATAGTTTGAATCCTACTGTAGAGCGGTTTTTGGCAACTAATTACAGGTTATTGAATATGGAAGCTTTTGCTAAAATTGCACAAGCTCATATGAAGAATAGAAAGCGGGGCTTGGATTTAAGTGTATTatga
- the LOC130895933 gene encoding uncharacterized protein LOC130895933 produces the protein MPLADVEKALLKYEKDEEKIDKKLQEIKSDKNLNVKKSEFTSINTLDRAVKRNKEFINELEVIKGNLRSKAIYSPTEMQWKRICENYKAQPSLPVTTWKCISPIFV, from the exons ATGCCTTTAGCAGACGTCGAAAAAGCTTTAttaaaatacgaaaaagatgaagaaaaaattgataaaaaactgcaagaaataaaaagtgataaaaatctAAACGTGAAAAAGTCTGAATTTACTTCGATTAATACTCTAGATCGCGCTGTGAAAAGAAATAAGGAGTTTATCAATGAATTAGAGGTCATTaaag gtAACCTCCGTTCAAAAGCTATTTATAGTCCAACAGAAATGCAGTGGAAaagaatttgtgaaaattacAAAGCCCAGCCATCATTACCCGTCACAACTTGGAAATGTATTTCACCTATTTTCGTTTAA
- the LOC130895936 gene encoding histone PARylation factor 1 isoform X2, which yields MDGENKKYQLDKRTLCKYGAKCYQKNPAHLKKYKHPIKRKMVNSPDRSTKKFKTEDKVAAIKDESESEDISIQDDSDSSIYSDTNIKVNNDVSDSDSESSCSNLSSFDGNNSFKDILDKLDNASSTNTIKSDISQKNESNREQWSIFIKEKFLVSMPDDFYQFWDLCEKLKPSNPLEAFKEVGLYLVGPYDVLAGKFLNVKKSENEYLIHWRYYRDPPELQTVLRTDDISGYHIGYFRDDPDKLPVLLVSNSPKKNGILTPMGGNIFSAVNIFLEDLKKTGNPFRKMLIGKLQSKLIEEAGKLGIDMASKTKEMIAREKKIVTRTFNKIGLCVPYDKKTQIGYRELALSNKVLEVNLTKLQNSKTQEDKQKCLSELQPVFTYTSIATDECDFGTGIELGWNIISHGIDSLNPTVERFLATNYRLLNMEAFAKIAQAHMKNRKRGLDLSVL from the exons ATGGACggagaaaataaaaagtatcaaTTAGACAAACGAACTCTTTGTAAGTACGGTGCTAAATGCTATCAAAAGAATCCTGCACACttaaagaaatataaacatcCCATAAAGAGAAAG ATGGTGAATTCTCCGGATCGATCTACGAAGAAGTTTAAAACTGAAGATAAAGTAGCGGCAATTAAAGATGAATCAGAATCCGAGGATATTTCAATTCAAGACGATTCCGACAGTTCAATATATTCCGATACAAATATAAAAGTTAATAATGATGTATCCGATTCTGACAGTGAAAGTTCGTGTAGTAATTTAAGCAGTTTTGAtggaaataattcatttaaagaTATATTAGACAAGTTAGATAATGCCAGTAGTACGAATACAATAAAAAGCGACATTTCCCAAAAGAATG AATCTAATCGAGAACAATGGTCGATTTTCATCAAGGAGAAGTTTTTAGTTTCCATGCCTGATGATTTTTACCAATTTTGGGATCTTTGTGAAAAACTCAAGCCATCAAATCCTTTGGAAGCTTTTAAAGAAGTTGGACTTTATTTAGTAGGACCGTATGATGTACTTGCAG GGAAgtttttgaatgtaaaaaagTCAGAAAACGAATATCTAATTCATTGGAGGTATTATAGGGATCCACCTGAACTTCAAACTGTCCTAAGAACTGACGATATTTCTGGTTATCATATTGGATATTTTAGAGACGATCCAGATAAATTACCGGTACTTTTAGTATCTAATTCTCCCAAAAAGAACGGTATCTTAACACCTATGGGGGGAAATATATTTTCGGCAGTTAA tatatttttagAGGACCTCAAGAAGACTGGTAATCCTTTTAGGAAAATGTTGATAGGAAAACTACAATCAAAGTTAATTGAAGAAGCAGGAAAACTTGGTATCGATATGGCGAGTAAAACCAAAGAAATGATCGCTagagaaaagaaaatagttaCAAGAACCTTCAATAAAATCGGTCTTTGTGTACCTTATGATAAAAA GACTCAAATAGGATACAGGGAATTGGCTTTAAGTAACAAAGTTTTAGAAGTGAATCTGACTAAACTGCAAAACTCTAAAACCCAAGAAGATAAACAGAAATGTCTCTCGGAACTCCAACCAGTTTTTACTTATACAAGTATTGCAACGGATGAATGCGATTTTGGTACAGGAATAGAACTCGGTTGGAACATTATTAGCCACGGTATTGATAGTTTGAATCCTACTGTAGAGCGGTTTTTGGCAACTAATTACAGGTTATTGAATATGGAAGCTTTTGCTAAAATTGCACAAGCTCATATGAAGAATAGAAAGCGGGGCTTGGATTTAAGTGTATTatga
- the LOC130895929 gene encoding nuclear RNA export factor 1-like isoform X2, protein MKIGKAANMMPNSGAVYVTASNLPTGIIYKNKALLSSQNYWHKFIVCNAASTSRNDILDAIMEQVYPMDLIPVSFWRDNHGANFLARNCEHAIEKLCKDNLVVANPKTNKKFQLNLVLKFATTKEFTIDIKKNILAVLTKRFNTLTKVLNLVKFHEEQDLLEYCPLSQPKIMFFVLHLAKSLFPHPEVYLLQNNGIKILNPLESLLTQVPYIKSIDLRYNNDGQLLKLDNLPVAKRNYFCNFQVAPLVNQFLEHFYHVYDSNNREGLKELYHKDAMLSLNSTYYPNQVTSISARIHTYSQISRNLQKLANFSMMHNNLYLGNQQIANILLNLPATQHDPYSFTVDVMSYTNSSIILSISGVFKECIDGISTDERIYGFFRTFVIEIINRDGLCYIVNDQIHVYNALSWQVRDSFKYKQPLIETPSVPQNPEERKHVLKALKLITNMNTQWCIKYLEECDYDLKNTLIRFVELFNQEKIPDHVFEQPKNGV, encoded by the exons atgaaaatcGGAAAGGCGGCTAATATGATGCCTAATTCAGGAGCAGTTTACGTTACTGCATCAAATCTCCCAACcggtataatatataaaaacaaagctCTACTTTCTAGTCAGAACTATTGGCATAAATTTATC gtTTGCAATGCTGCGTCTACATCTCGAAATGATATATTAGATGCAATTATGGAACAAGTTTATCCTATGGACTTGATTCCAGTATCATTTTGGAGAGACAATCACGGCGCTAATTTTTTAGCGAGGAATTGTGAACACGCTATAGAAAAACTTTGTAAAGATAATTTAGTTGTTGCTAATccaaaaactaataaaaaa TTTCAACTCAACCTTGTATTGAAATTTGCTACAACAAAAGAGTTTACAATAGacattaagaaaaatattttggcagTTTTGACAAAAAGATTTAATACTTTAACTAAAGTGCTTAATTTGGTTAAATTCCATGAAGAACAAG ATTTATTAGAGTATTGTCCACTTTCTCaaccaaaaataatgttttttgtacTGCATTTAGCGAAATCTTTATTTCCACATCCTGAGGtatatttattgcaaaataacggaatcaaaatattgaatcctTTGGAATCCCTGTTAACACAAGTACCTTACATCAAGAGTATAGATTTAAGATATAACAAT GATGGTCAACTTTTGAAATTAGACAATTTACCTGTTGCTAAACGTAATTATTTCTGCAATTTTCAAGTGGCCCCTTTAGTGAATCaatttttagaacatttttatCACGTTTACGATTCGAATAATAGGGAAGGTTTGAAGGAATTGTATCATAAAGACGCTATGCTTTCACTAAATTCCACTTATTACCCAAATCAAGTGACATCTATAAGCGCAAG GATACACACCTACAGTCAAATATCGAGAAATTTGCAAAAATTAGCAAATTTTTCGATGATGcataacaatttatatttaggaAATCAACAAATCGcgaatattttgttaaatttaccAGCTACACAACACGATCCTTATTCTTTTACAGTAGACGTTATGAGTTATACA AATAGttccattattttatcaatatctgGGGTGTTTAAAGAATGTATCGATGGTATTTCGACAGACGAAAGGATATACGGTTTTTTTAGGACatttgtaattgaaataattaataggGATGGGCTGTGTTACATAGTAAATGATCAAATTCACGTATACAACGCTCTTTCTTGGCAAGTAAGGGATAGTTTCAAGTACAAACAGCCCTTAATTGAAACCCCTAGCGTTCCTCAGAATCCAGAGGAACGAAAACACGTTTTAAAAGCCCTTAAGCTCATCACCAACATGAACACTCAGTGGTGCATTAA gtaTCTAGAAGAATGcgattatgatttaaaaaatactttgattAGGTTTGTAGAGTTGTTTAATCAGGAAAAAATTCCTGATCACGTTTTTGAACAGCCCAAAAATGGagtttga
- the LOC130895929 gene encoding nuclear RNA export factor 1-like isoform X1 — protein MKIGKAANMMPNSGAVYVTASNLPTGIIYKNKALLSSQNYWHKFIVCNAASTSRNDILDAIMEQVYPMDLIPVSFWRDNHGANFLARNCEHAIEKLCKDNLVVANPKTNKKFQLNLVLKFATTKEFTIDIKKNILAVLTKRFNTLTKVLNLVKFHEEQDLLEYCPLSQPKIMFFVLHLAKSLFPHPEVYLLQNNGIKILNPLESLLTQVPYIKSIDLRYNNISNIDNLHYLNIFKLTELYLDGNPFCEKLSVDEYVKLITNTVKGLRKLDGQLLKLDNLPVAKRNYFCNFQVAPLVNQFLEHFYHVYDSNNREGLKELYHKDAMLSLNSTYYPNQVTSISARIHTYSQISRNLQKLANFSMMHNNLYLGNQQIANILLNLPATQHDPYSFTVDVMSYTNSSIILSISGVFKECIDGISTDERIYGFFRTFVIEIINRDGLCYIVNDQIHVYNALSWQVRDSFKYKQPLIETPSVPQNPEERKHVLKALKLITNMNTQWCIKYLEECDYDLKNTLIRFVELFNQEKIPDHVFEQPKNGV, from the exons atgaaaatcGGAAAGGCGGCTAATATGATGCCTAATTCAGGAGCAGTTTACGTTACTGCATCAAATCTCCCAACcggtataatatataaaaacaaagctCTACTTTCTAGTCAGAACTATTGGCATAAATTTATC gtTTGCAATGCTGCGTCTACATCTCGAAATGATATATTAGATGCAATTATGGAACAAGTTTATCCTATGGACTTGATTCCAGTATCATTTTGGAGAGACAATCACGGCGCTAATTTTTTAGCGAGGAATTGTGAACACGCTATAGAAAAACTTTGTAAAGATAATTTAGTTGTTGCTAATccaaaaactaataaaaaa TTTCAACTCAACCTTGTATTGAAATTTGCTACAACAAAAGAGTTTACAATAGacattaagaaaaatattttggcagTTTTGACAAAAAGATTTAATACTTTAACTAAAGTGCTTAATTTGGTTAAATTCCATGAAGAACAAG ATTTATTAGAGTATTGTCCACTTTCTCaaccaaaaataatgttttttgtacTGCATTTAGCGAAATCTTTATTTCCACATCCTGAGGtatatttattgcaaaataacggaatcaaaatattgaatcctTTGGAATCCCTGTTAACACAAGTACCTTACATCAAGAGTATAGATTTAAGATATAACAAT ATATCGAATATCGataatttacattatttgaatattttcaaattgactgAATTGTATTTAGACGGAAATCCTTTCTGTGAAAAGCTATCTGTAGACGAGTATGTTAAATTAATAACCAATACAGTTAAAGGACTTAGAAAGTTA GATGGTCAACTTTTGAAATTAGACAATTTACCTGTTGCTAAACGTAATTATTTCTGCAATTTTCAAGTGGCCCCTTTAGTGAATCaatttttagaacatttttatCACGTTTACGATTCGAATAATAGGGAAGGTTTGAAGGAATTGTATCATAAAGACGCTATGCTTTCACTAAATTCCACTTATTACCCAAATCAAGTGACATCTATAAGCGCAAG GATACACACCTACAGTCAAATATCGAGAAATTTGCAAAAATTAGCAAATTTTTCGATGATGcataacaatttatatttaggaAATCAACAAATCGcgaatattttgttaaatttaccAGCTACACAACACGATCCTTATTCTTTTACAGTAGACGTTATGAGTTATACA AATAGttccattattttatcaatatctgGGGTGTTTAAAGAATGTATCGATGGTATTTCGACAGACGAAAGGATATACGGTTTTTTTAGGACatttgtaattgaaataattaataggGATGGGCTGTGTTACATAGTAAATGATCAAATTCACGTATACAACGCTCTTTCTTGGCAAGTAAGGGATAGTTTCAAGTACAAACAGCCCTTAATTGAAACCCCTAGCGTTCCTCAGAATCCAGAGGAACGAAAACACGTTTTAAAAGCCCTTAAGCTCATCACCAACATGAACACTCAGTGGTGCATTAA gtaTCTAGAAGAATGcgattatgatttaaaaaatactttgattAGGTTTGTAGAGTTGTTTAATCAGGAAAAAATTCCTGATCACGTTTTTGAACAGCCCAAAAATGGagtttga
- the LOC130895936 gene encoding histone PARylation factor 1 isoform X3 codes for MDGENKKYQLDKRTLCKYGAKCYQKNPAHLKKYKHPIKRKMVNSPDRSTKKFKTEDKVAAIKDESESEDISIQDDSDSSIYSDTNIKVNNDVSDSDSESSCSNLSSFDGNNSFKDILDKLDNASSTNTIKSDISQKNEESNREQWSIFIKEKFLVSMPDDFYQFWDLCEKLKPSNPLEAFKEVGLYLVILLFLGKFLNVKKSENEYLIHWRYYRDPPELQTVLRTDDISGYHIGYFRDDPDKLPVLLVSNSPKKNGILTPMGGNIFSAVNIFLEDLKKTGNPFRKMLIGKLQSKLIEEAGKLGIDMASKTKEMIAREKKIVTRTFNKIGLCVPYDKKTQIGYRELALSNKVLEVNLTKLQNSKTQEDKQKCLSELQPVFTYTSIATDECDFGTGIELGWNIISHGIDSLNPTVERFLATNYRLLNMEAFAKIAQAHMKNRKRGLDLSVL; via the exons ATGGACggagaaaataaaaagtatcaaTTAGACAAACGAACTCTTTGTAAGTACGGTGCTAAATGCTATCAAAAGAATCCTGCACACttaaagaaatataaacatcCCATAAAGAGAAAG ATGGTGAATTCTCCGGATCGATCTACGAAGAAGTTTAAAACTGAAGATAAAGTAGCGGCAATTAAAGATGAATCAGAATCCGAGGATATTTCAATTCAAGACGATTCCGACAGTTCAATATATTCCGATACAAATATAAAAGTTAATAATGATGTATCCGATTCTGACAGTGAAAGTTCGTGTAGTAATTTAAGCAGTTTTGAtggaaataattcatttaaagaTATATTAGACAAGTTAGATAATGCCAGTAGTACGAATACAATAAAAAGCGACATTTCCCAAAAGAATG aaGAATCTAATCGAGAACAATGGTCGATTTTCATCAAGGAGAAGTTTTTAGTTTCCATGCCTGATGATTTTTACCAATTTTGGGATCTTTGTGAAAAACTCAAGCCATCAAATCCTTTGGAAGCTTTTAAAGAAGTTGGACTTTATTTA gTCATATTATTGTTTCTAGGGAAgtttttgaatgtaaaaaagTCAGAAAACGAATATCTAATTCATTGGAGGTATTATAGGGATCCACCTGAACTTCAAACTGTCCTAAGAACTGACGATATTTCTGGTTATCATATTGGATATTTTAGAGACGATCCAGATAAATTACCGGTACTTTTAGTATCTAATTCTCCCAAAAAGAACGGTATCTTAACACCTATGGGGGGAAATATATTTTCGGCAGTTAA tatatttttagAGGACCTCAAGAAGACTGGTAATCCTTTTAGGAAAATGTTGATAGGAAAACTACAATCAAAGTTAATTGAAGAAGCAGGAAAACTTGGTATCGATATGGCGAGTAAAACCAAAGAAATGATCGCTagagaaaagaaaatagttaCAAGAACCTTCAATAAAATCGGTCTTTGTGTACCTTATGATAAAAA GACTCAAATAGGATACAGGGAATTGGCTTTAAGTAACAAAGTTTTAGAAGTGAATCTGACTAAACTGCAAAACTCTAAAACCCAAGAAGATAAACAGAAATGTCTCTCGGAACTCCAACCAGTTTTTACTTATACAAGTATTGCAACGGATGAATGCGATTTTGGTACAGGAATAGAACTCGGTTGGAACATTATTAGCCACGGTATTGATAGTTTGAATCCTACTGTAGAGCGGTTTTTGGCAACTAATTACAGGTTATTGAATATGGAAGCTTTTGCTAAAATTGCACAAGCTCATATGAAGAATAGAAAGCGGGGCTTGGATTTAAGTGTATTatga
- the LOC130895936 gene encoding histone PARylation factor 1 isoform X4 → MDGENKKYQLDKRTLCKYGAKCYQKNPAHLKKYKHPIKRKMVNSPDRSTKKFKTEDKVAAIKDESESEDISIQDDSDSSIYSDTNIKVNNDVSDSDSESSCSNLSSFDGNNSFKDILDKLDNASSTNTIKSDISQKNESNREQWSIFIKEKFLVSMPDDFYQFWDLCEKLKPSNPLEAFKEVGLYLVILLFLGKFLNVKKSENEYLIHWRYYRDPPELQTVLRTDDISGYHIGYFRDDPDKLPVLLVSNSPKKNGILTPMGGNIFSAVNIFLEDLKKTGNPFRKMLIGKLQSKLIEEAGKLGIDMASKTKEMIAREKKIVTRTFNKIGLCVPYDKKTQIGYRELALSNKVLEVNLTKLQNSKTQEDKQKCLSELQPVFTYTSIATDECDFGTGIELGWNIISHGIDSLNPTVERFLATNYRLLNMEAFAKIAQAHMKNRKRGLDLSVL, encoded by the exons ATGGACggagaaaataaaaagtatcaaTTAGACAAACGAACTCTTTGTAAGTACGGTGCTAAATGCTATCAAAAGAATCCTGCACACttaaagaaatataaacatcCCATAAAGAGAAAG ATGGTGAATTCTCCGGATCGATCTACGAAGAAGTTTAAAACTGAAGATAAAGTAGCGGCAATTAAAGATGAATCAGAATCCGAGGATATTTCAATTCAAGACGATTCCGACAGTTCAATATATTCCGATACAAATATAAAAGTTAATAATGATGTATCCGATTCTGACAGTGAAAGTTCGTGTAGTAATTTAAGCAGTTTTGAtggaaataattcatttaaagaTATATTAGACAAGTTAGATAATGCCAGTAGTACGAATACAATAAAAAGCGACATTTCCCAAAAGAATG AATCTAATCGAGAACAATGGTCGATTTTCATCAAGGAGAAGTTTTTAGTTTCCATGCCTGATGATTTTTACCAATTTTGGGATCTTTGTGAAAAACTCAAGCCATCAAATCCTTTGGAAGCTTTTAAAGAAGTTGGACTTTATTTA gTCATATTATTGTTTCTAGGGAAgtttttgaatgtaaaaaagTCAGAAAACGAATATCTAATTCATTGGAGGTATTATAGGGATCCACCTGAACTTCAAACTGTCCTAAGAACTGACGATATTTCTGGTTATCATATTGGATATTTTAGAGACGATCCAGATAAATTACCGGTACTTTTAGTATCTAATTCTCCCAAAAAGAACGGTATCTTAACACCTATGGGGGGAAATATATTTTCGGCAGTTAA tatatttttagAGGACCTCAAGAAGACTGGTAATCCTTTTAGGAAAATGTTGATAGGAAAACTACAATCAAAGTTAATTGAAGAAGCAGGAAAACTTGGTATCGATATGGCGAGTAAAACCAAAGAAATGATCGCTagagaaaagaaaatagttaCAAGAACCTTCAATAAAATCGGTCTTTGTGTACCTTATGATAAAAA GACTCAAATAGGATACAGGGAATTGGCTTTAAGTAACAAAGTTTTAGAAGTGAATCTGACTAAACTGCAAAACTCTAAAACCCAAGAAGATAAACAGAAATGTCTCTCGGAACTCCAACCAGTTTTTACTTATACAAGTATTGCAACGGATGAATGCGATTTTGGTACAGGAATAGAACTCGGTTGGAACATTATTAGCCACGGTATTGATAGTTTGAATCCTACTGTAGAGCGGTTTTTGGCAACTAATTACAGGTTATTGAATATGGAAGCTTTTGCTAAAATTGCACAAGCTCATATGAAGAATAGAAAGCGGGGCTTGGATTTAAGTGTATTatga